gtaatattatttattgAGGGTTCACCAATGTTATTAGTGAAGGTATTAGCAAGATTATTGGTAGCTCCAGCTTGAAGCTTTTCTAGCTTTTGTTTTTGTAGCTTATGAAGAGTTTGTTGTAGGTTTCGGATGTAGTTCACTGCTTCATCAACGATGGTAGATTTGTCTGCCTGcacataaaatttaattatatatatttatatgagagATTAACTAATatctaaaatatttaatttgaagGTAAGCTAATCTAACCGAGAGAGCATAAAGGATCTGCCATCATATATGGTTATATCTATACTTATATGGATTACAGCACCTTAATGTGTGCATCATTTTGAAGGGAGAAATATATATTGATTAAATTATGTCTCAAAACATTATAATTTCTCCATGAGCTAGATATGTAGAAGCTGTTTCAATATTGCAAACAAATATTTGGCTGGAGTTCAAAGCTGTACTCATCTTATTTCATAATTTACTCAAAATGTAATTCGAATTTGATtgtcatacacacacacacacacatatctatatgtatatatatatatataaatttcacCTAATCCATCTCTCTTTAAATATATTAGGTGAGTGTTTACGTAGAACCCTGGCTAGATGAGTCAACACTATTAATTGTAAGGCAAATTAAAGTCTTTCctcttaattataaaatatatatagatgAGAAGTGATTTTAGGTTATAATATTAATggttaaaaataattacattaTTTGTGTACAAATTGCGAGTAAGAATGATAAACATGAAAGCTAATAATAAGAATCTCATCATTGCAATAATTTTACAATAATTACTCTTAAAAATCGACGCTTGCTCTAAAGAAGTGCGGATTCAATAATGAATATATAAAACATGTGccctttatatatatttatatcatacgGTGAAAAGAAAGTTAAAACCCACTAAAACCTGCTTGGTCGGTACCCTGAAAGCAAAACTAGGCGCAATAAATAGAAAAAGCTACTACTCTCTAAATTCATCATAAAGATGAAAAAGGCATTAGATTGCTTGTTTTCTGGTATTGCAATGTACACAAGCAAAAGACaaacacatattatatatatgcatatttaatacttattcAATAAACCTTGAATGCTATATAAATATAAAgctacataaataaaataaaataaaatgtaattaattataatataccTTAGGAGGGAGTTGGGGAAGCAAAGCATGAAGATTTGCAAACATGTTCCTCATCTTCTTCCTCCTCTCTCTCTCCGTCCAAATATGTATTTCATGGTCGGATTCACCGCCACCGCTGCCGCTGCCGCTAACACTACCGTCGCCGTTGCCTTTTCCTTCTTTCACAGGTTGATCGTCCTCAGTAGTAGTCGTACTAGTCTTTTTTCCTTTCTTATTATTGCAAACGCCTACATTAGTACCCCGACTCCGCTTCTTATTATTGTTACTGAGTAACCCTAATTCCTTCACCGGCATGGCTTTATGGCCGCCACCGCTATCAGAATTTGAGGCTGCTATCTTGTTTTTCTCACAGGATTCATCGGCGGCGGCGGCGGCGACACCTGATGAGTAGTTGTCTGAATTTGAGAAGGTGTTTGGCAGCAGCCACGTATGTTTTTCATCCCACTGCAAGAAAGAAGTCTCGGTGCCCATTAGTAGTACTGTTCCTCCTTGGGACATATAATAACAAGGGTTATGTACAGTATAAGTATATCTTATGGCTATGGtaatttgagagagagagagagatgggaaGAGAagagtagaagaagaagaagaatatataGGATgaactagaagaagaagaaggcgttTAAAAAGGTGGTGGAGAGAAGGGAAGAGAGAGAGCTTATGATGAAATAAGGTTACGGCCTAGGTGTGGCAAAATAGGAGATAGGCGCCAAAATACAATCATAAGGGGATGCCGTTACTTGCTTGGGCTATCTTCCAAACAAAAAACGGATGGCCTAATAATTATATGAATTCAAGGTGGGACCCACTGTCACCTGACCCTACCACTTGTCACTcactcctcctccttcttcttcatatTTAATTACCTTTCTGCCATTGTAGCGAATGGAACGCAAGCAATGGCCAATGCTATGCTGCTAAGTCATATCCATATCATTGTGGGGGCAATACCCATATcccaataaatatattttttatgtgaACTCAGAGTGGATTTATACTTATGAAAGGCCTAAAGATTCATTAATGTTtttttgtgtgtatatatgtatatgaagaTTATGTAATCTACTTAAAGCACAATTAATAGATTTTAATTTTCTCAACACTAATTATAATTTATAAGCATGTTTTGTTTGTTcggtttatttaaatttaaaaataaaaaataaaaaaataaatcgtCACACATTTAAAACAAGCAAATGCCGCGTTGTTTAACCTTATCTGCTCGTTAATTTCAATGTAATGATCAAACTTGTTTGTAACTTGCTCTTtagaaaattattaatatataccTTCTGTTATATATCTTTCAAAATACACTAAAAATTTATCTGCTGATACGT
The genomic region above belongs to Humulus lupulus chromosome 1, drHumLupu1.1, whole genome shotgun sequence and contains:
- the LOC133816890 gene encoding transcription factor bHLH95 gives rise to the protein MSQGGTVLLMGTETSFLQWDEKHTWLLPNTFSNSDNYSSGVAAAAADESCEKNKIAASNSDSGGGHKAMPVKELGLLSNNNKKRSRGTNVGVCNNKKGKKTSTTTTEDDQPVKEGKGNGDGSVSGSGSGGGESDHEIHIWTERERRKKMRNMFANLHALLPQLPPKADKSTIVDEAVNYIRNLQQTLHKLQKQKLEKLQAGATNNLANTFTNNIGEPSINNITNNPQPKLVYDSREAYLADQGTCNELVSIGNNNNNNNTNSLLPVLFQTWTSSNVVLNICGEEAHISVCSPKKPGLFTSICYVLEKHKISIISAQLSSDSNRIMYMIHAHQASSTGVGSDQFVEAFSSVEEVFKQAVGELMLWVSS